In a genomic window of Alphaproteobacteria bacterium:
- a CDS encoding heparinase II/III family protein — protein sequence MPLRILQNLKSKAGQMACGTILYNWSLSEKAPERLLVKPADVWEGKPEKGRYFLESCGATEDSGPVWYDHWWYYENDDPAQSEFLNSFEWLRDLRAQCGSLARNQGQQMISSWARSFPSWHKDAWRGDVTGRRIAMWISHHEYFCAGLPEDDEDLFFSSMIKQAKHLYNTLGTLDEIPLLQAAKGLIYAGLAIEGRERWVEHALTLVGKSLEEQILPDGGHASRSPQRLMQSLQLILDIKSALTAGGTPVPENLVETIAAMGTALRFFRYGDRRLAVFNASLENEPEEIDKTLAQAGLRGKTPQSLTDSGYERMEMGRSLVLFDYGAAPKYPCDRYTHAAPLAFEFSYGKERLFVSCGTHLTSPEWQEALRATSAHNTASLDYRNAQEIRKDGHFGRRSSAAKCERQETREAILLDAAHNGYASLNGITHARRLYLTGEGHDFRGEDSFISSINLVRPVEIAIRFHLHPRITVSLVNNDTEALLRMPGGIGWRFKFGAGILVLEDSIYLGDESEARKTKQLVIYGHTSGEFASVQWSLKKEG from the coding sequence ATGCCTTTACGCATATTGCAAAATCTGAAAAGCAAGGCGGGCCAGATGGCCTGCGGCACCATTCTTTATAACTGGAGCCTCAGCGAAAAAGCCCCCGAACGCCTGCTGGTCAAGCCCGCCGACGTCTGGGAGGGCAAGCCGGAAAAAGGGCGTTATTTTCTAGAATCCTGCGGCGCGACTGAAGACAGCGGCCCCGTCTGGTATGACCACTGGTGGTACTACGAGAACGATGACCCGGCCCAGTCGGAATTTCTCAACAGCTTCGAATGGCTGCGTGACCTGCGCGCACAATGCGGCTCCCTCGCCCGCAATCAGGGCCAGCAGATGATCAGCAGCTGGGCGCGGTCCTTTCCCAGCTGGCACAAGGATGCGTGGCGCGGCGATGTGACGGGCCGTCGCATCGCCATGTGGATTTCACACCACGAATATTTCTGCGCGGGCCTGCCCGAAGACGATGAGGATTTGTTTTTTTCATCCATGATAAAACAGGCCAAGCACCTTTACAACACACTGGGAACACTCGACGAAATCCCCCTGCTGCAAGCCGCCAAGGGTCTGATCTACGCAGGCCTCGCCATAGAAGGCCGCGAACGCTGGGTCGAACACGCCTTGACCCTTGTCGGAAAGAGCCTTGAGGAACAGATATTGCCCGACGGCGGCCACGCCTCCCGCTCACCCCAAAGACTGATGCAGAGTTTGCAGCTTATACTGGACATAAAATCGGCCCTGACCGCTGGCGGTACCCCGGTTCCTGAAAACCTCGTAGAAACCATCGCAGCCATGGGTACGGCGTTGCGTTTTTTCCGTTATGGCGACCGCCGTCTGGCCGTCTTCAACGCTTCTCTGGAAAACGAACCGGAGGAAATCGACAAGACGCTGGCACAGGCCGGTTTACGCGGAAAAACACCCCAATCTCTGACGGACAGCGGCTACGAACGCATGGAGATGGGGCGCTCTTTGGTGTTATTTGACTATGGCGCCGCCCCGAAATACCCCTGCGACCGCTATACTCACGCCGCCCCTCTGGCCTTTGAGTTCAGCTATGGCAAGGAACGCCTGTTCGTTTCCTGCGGAACGCACCTGACTTCGCCGGAATGGCAGGAAGCCCTTCGCGCCACCTCCGCGCACAACACCGCCAGCCTCGATTACCGAAACGCACAGGAAATACGCAAGGACGGTCACTTCGGCCGCCGCTCAAGCGCGGCAAAATGCGAACGGCAGGAAACCCGCGAGGCCATCCTGCTCGACGCTGCGCATAACGGCTACGCCTCACTGAACGGCATCACCCATGCCCGCCGCCTTTACCTGACCGGGGAAGGCCACGATTTCAGGGGAGAGGACAGCTTCATCAGCAGCATCAATCTGGTGCGCCCCGTGGAAATCGCGATCCGCTTCCACCTCCACCCGCGCATCACCGTCTCTCTGGTCAACAACGACACCGAAGCCTTGCTCCGTATGCCCGGCGGCATCGGTTGGCGCTTTAAATTCGGCGCCGGAATTCTGGTACTGGAGGACAGCATTTATCTCGGCGACGAATCCGAAGCCCGCAAGACAAAACAGCTCGTGATCTACGGCCACACTTCGGGCGAGTTCGCCAGCGTCCAGTGGTCCCTCAAGAAGGAAGGATAG
- a CDS encoding LuxR family transcriptional regulator: MKFAKDYTIDEIDTAIRAIDGAKGLDQILKILQAHIQSMGFDRFAYWLRWPSQEQIEPVLLTNYTKDYIDYYLANDFQSHDLVCRRSISTIVPFKWSSIETLMPLTSVQKHLFDAKRSVGMASGGSVPLHGPRQVKATLSVANDWKTEDFDALFSFHHHRLYLLAAYAHEKIMIFGLDRQNQHLALTKRETEILTWASRGKTYWEIGKILNIQESTVNNHMRNIFSALGVSSCVHATAKAITHGLIIP, encoded by the coding sequence ATGAAATTTGCAAAAGACTATACAATCGACGAAATTGATACTGCTATTCGTGCTATTGACGGCGCTAAGGGTCTTGACCAGATTCTTAAAATTCTGCAGGCGCATATACAAAGTATGGGCTTTGACAGGTTTGCCTATTGGCTGCGTTGGCCCAGTCAGGAACAAATAGAGCCTGTACTTCTTACGAACTATACCAAGGATTATATTGATTACTACCTTGCCAATGATTTTCAAAGCCATGATCTTGTATGTCGCCGCTCAATCAGCACCATCGTTCCTTTCAAATGGTCGTCTATAGAAACTCTGATGCCTCTTACTTCGGTACAAAAACATCTATTTGATGCCAAACGGTCCGTTGGAATGGCTTCTGGCGGAAGTGTTCCTTTGCACGGTCCCCGACAGGTAAAGGCAACTCTTTCAGTTGCGAATGATTGGAAAACAGAAGACTTTGATGCGCTTTTTTCTTTTCATCACCATCGACTTTATCTTCTGGCTGCCTATGCTCATGAAAAAATTATGATTTTTGGTCTGGACAGACAGAATCAGCACTTGGCCCTGACCAAAAGAGAAACTGAGATTCTCACTTGGGCTTCACGGGGAAAAACTTACTGGGAAATTGGAAAAATTTTGAATATTCAGGAGTCTACGGTCAACAATCATATGCGAAACATTTTTTCTGCTCTCGGCGTTTCCAGTTGTGTGCATGCTACTGCCAAAGCTATTACTCATGGTCTTATTATTCCCTAG
- the radA gene encoding DNA repair protein RadA, producing the protein MAKPQKSFVCQSCGAVTPRWAGRCESCLEWNTISEETAAASVPKGLNTNKKGRVIDFVDLRAGANATYPRYITKIGEFDRVTGGGLVPGSATLIGGDPGIGKSTLLLQVVCALSRNGIPSVYVSGEEAVEQIRMRAERLGLADSPVQLAAATNVRDIIDSVKAAQTPPKILIIDSIQTMYIDNIDSAPGTVTQVRTSAQEIIRMAKSRNIAVLFVGHVTKDGQIAGPRVLEHLVDCVLYFEGDRGHQFRILRAVKNRFGPTNEIGVFEMAQQGLVEVENPSELFLAQRSEDAAGSAVLAALEGTRPLLVEVQALVARSTLAAPRRAVLGWDHNRLAMIVAVLETRCGISLSGHDIFLNIAGGIRIAEPAADVAVAAALISALKNEALPADTVFFGEIGLAGEVRPVTQGDIRLKESEKLGFKKAIIPKPGKKADKEKDGKIILRPLTHIRELAEYLG; encoded by the coding sequence ATGGCCAAACCTCAGAAATCCTTCGTCTGCCAGTCCTGCGGCGCCGTCACCCCGCGCTGGGCGGGCCGCTGCGAATCATGCCTCGAATGGAACACAATATCTGAGGAAACGGCGGCAGCCTCGGTCCCCAAAGGACTCAACACCAACAAGAAGGGCCGCGTCATCGACTTCGTGGACCTCCGCGCCGGAGCCAACGCCACCTACCCCCGCTATATCACCAAAATCGGCGAATTCGACCGCGTGACGGGCGGCGGCCTCGTCCCCGGCTCCGCCACCCTGATCGGCGGCGACCCCGGCATCGGCAAATCCACGCTTCTCCTGCAGGTCGTGTGCGCCCTCAGCCGCAACGGTATACCGTCCGTCTATGTCTCGGGAGAGGAAGCGGTCGAACAGATCCGTATGCGCGCCGAACGGCTCGGCCTCGCCGACTCTCCCGTCCAACTCGCCGCCGCCACCAACGTCCGCGACATCATCGACTCCGTAAAGGCCGCGCAGACACCGCCCAAAATCCTGATCATCGACTCCATCCAGACCATGTATATCGACAATATCGACAGCGCTCCCGGCACGGTCACGCAGGTGAGAACTTCGGCGCAGGAAATCATCCGCATGGCCAAAAGCCGTAACATCGCGGTCCTGTTTGTGGGCCATGTGACGAAGGACGGCCAGATTGCGGGGCCAAGAGTCCTCGAACACCTCGTCGATTGCGTTCTTTATTTCGAGGGCGACCGCGGCCACCAGTTCCGCATCCTCCGCGCTGTGAAAAACCGCTTCGGCCCCACGAATGAAATCGGCGTCTTCGAAATGGCACAACAAGGACTGGTAGAGGTCGAAAACCCCTCCGAACTCTTCCTCGCGCAGCGCAGTGAGGACGCCGCCGGAAGCGCGGTCCTCGCCGCTTTGGAGGGCACAAGACCGCTGCTCGTCGAGGTGCAGGCGCTCGTCGCCCGTTCTACCCTCGCCGCGCCGCGCCGCGCCGTCCTGGGCTGGGATCACAACCGTCTGGCAATGATCGTCGCCGTGCTGGAAACGCGCTGCGGGATTTCCCTTTCCGGTCACGATATCTTTTTGAATATCGCAGGCGGAATCCGCATCGCCGAACCCGCCGCCGACGTCGCCGTTGCCGCAGCTCTTATCAGCGCCTTGAAAAATGAAGCTCTGCCCGCTGATACGGTCTTCTTCGGAGAAATCGGTCTGGCCGGCGAAGTCCGTCCGGTCACACAGGGCGATATCAGACTGAAGGAATCAGAAAAACTGGGCTTCAAAAAGGCAATTATTCCCAAACCCGGAAAGAAAGCGGATAAGGAAAAGGATGGAAAAATTATCCTCCGCCCACTGACCCACATCCGCGAACTTGCTGAATATCTGGGCTAG
- a CDS encoding EAL domain-containing protein: protein MMPESLYPRIEDLAIRIRNVHARAETETEEKQAQVMHTALRSLCKAVDNHKPIFGTEPWHPVNPEKNLGTPAEFLLRLPDENGDPLPAYNVIMAYYDNGLTEPIDTLLVLCALRQFRQSAERQVSINISARSLLSADFIKTVLSHLEKLRLDNLIREGVIIEIHESAPTLVMSKHVLSLFHRFGARFAIDDVELSLGDAFRFSEFDEIASFIKIDRKLVCAPPESPNSLPAALSFVRSVLPDAKIVAEGVQSVEHARELHEFYPEIDYMQGLHLPDRVNFRERWNETSSSPRLVSNN, encoded by the coding sequence ATGATGCCTGAGAGCCTCTATCCGCGCATTGAGGATTTGGCCATCAGGATCAGGAACGTCCATGCCCGCGCAGAAACAGAAACCGAAGAAAAACAGGCGCAAGTCATGCACACCGCCCTTCGCTCCTTGTGCAAGGCGGTCGATAATCACAAACCTATTTTCGGGACCGAACCCTGGCATCCGGTCAACCCGGAGAAAAACCTCGGGACGCCCGCAGAATTTCTCCTGCGTCTGCCCGATGAAAACGGCGATCCGCTCCCCGCCTACAACGTCATCATGGCCTATTACGACAACGGCCTGACCGAGCCGATCGACACGCTCCTCGTCCTATGCGCCTTGCGCCAATTCCGCCAGAGCGCCGAGCGGCAGGTTTCCATTAATATTTCCGCGCGTTCCCTGCTGTCCGCCGACTTCATCAAGACCGTCCTCTCCCATCTTGAAAAGCTCCGCCTCGACAACCTGATACGCGAAGGCGTCATCATCGAAATCCACGAAAGCGCTCCGACTCTGGTCATGAGCAAACACGTTTTGAGCCTCTTCCACCGCTTCGGTGCCCGCTTTGCGATTGACGATGTCGAACTCAGCCTCGGCGATGCTTTCCGCTTTTCCGAATTCGATGAGATCGCAAGCTTTATTAAAATTGACCGCAAACTCGTCTGCGCCCCGCCGGAATCGCCGAACTCCCTGCCCGCCGCGCTGTCCTTCGTCCGTTCCGTCCTCCCCGATGCGAAAATCGTAGCCGAGGGCGTCCAGAGCGTCGAACACGCAAGGGAGTTGCATGAATTCTATCCCGAAATTGACTATATGCAGGGTCTCCACCTCCCCGACCGCGTGAACTTCCGCGAACGGTGGAATGAAACCTCCTCCTCACCAAGACTGGTAAGCAACAACTAA
- a CDS encoding DUF3576 domain-containing protein, with translation MKSNRRRSACHIIVCALAGLSLSGCGVIKGEEKYPTSTNRELSGDNNIYEKPDSIFGEGGLLGKKKKDDTGASAVGVNGFLWRAALDTVSFIPLASADPFGGVILTEWYTAPETPNERLKLNVFIMGRELKSDGVKVKAFRQVKSGSGWADAKVAEDTTRKLEDAILTRARQLRVAHLGETD, from the coding sequence ATGAAATCAAATCGGCGTCGTTCTGCTTGTCATATTATTGTCTGCGCTTTGGCCGGACTTTCGCTCTCCGGGTGCGGCGTTATCAAAGGTGAGGAAAAGTATCCCACCAGCACCAACCGCGAATTGTCGGGCGACAATAATATCTATGAGAAGCCGGACAGTATTTTCGGTGAGGGCGGGCTTCTGGGCAAGAAAAAGAAGGACGATACCGGGGCCAGCGCTGTGGGCGTTAACGGGTTTCTGTGGCGGGCGGCTCTGGATACCGTCTCGTTCATACCTTTGGCCAGCGCCGATCCGTTCGGTGGGGTGATCCTGACCGAATGGTATACCGCGCCCGAGACCCCCAATGAGCGGTTAAAACTTAACGTCTTTATCATGGGGCGGGAGTTGAAGTCTGACGGCGTTAAGGTCAAGGCTTTCCGTCAGGTCAAGAGCGGCAGCGGCTGGGCCGATGCCAAGGTGGCTGAGGATACGACGCGTAAGCTTGAGGATGCGATCCTGACCCGTGCGCGGCAGTTGCGGGTTGCTCATCTGGGCGAGACCGACTAA
- a CDS encoding DNA polymerase III subunit delta has translation MKLTFRQIEPFVAKPDPAARVILIYGPDAGLVKERAATIGKSVVADLNDPFNVAVLTSDQIIDDPARLADEASALSMMGGDRLIRVEDAADKIVTFLKTYLENPSKHSLLLLIAGELGKNSKLRDLCERSKAAVALPCYVDDVRDLGRIIRQSLQEFGHGIEPEAVQWLAANISGDRAKVRSELEKLSIYKGAEKTPISVVDAMAACGAAGAQSFDDLVYSVGARNTEAALKAYMTLTAEGVPFVAVLRALQSHFRRLHRVKSEVAAGSGTEEALKKLQPPLFFKVEDSFKAQVQSWTIVSLDRILSRLLELEAQCKQTAMPVDTLCAQAILGISRMR, from the coding sequence ATGAAGCTTACATTCCGACAGATTGAGCCGTTTGTGGCGAAGCCCGACCCTGCGGCCCGCGTTATCCTGATTTACGGACCGGATGCGGGGCTGGTGAAGGAGCGGGCGGCGACAATCGGCAAGAGCGTTGTGGCTGATCTCAACGATCCCTTTAACGTTGCGGTTTTGACCAGCGACCAGATTATCGACGATCCGGCGCGATTGGCGGATGAGGCCAGCGCCCTGTCCATGATGGGCGGGGATCGGCTGATCCGTGTCGAGGATGCGGCAGACAAGATCGTCACGTTTCTTAAGACCTATCTGGAGAATCCCTCGAAACACTCGCTCCTGTTATTGATTGCCGGGGAGTTGGGCAAGAATTCGAAGCTGAGGGATTTGTGTGAACGAAGCAAGGCCGCGGTCGCGCTGCCCTGTTATGTCGATGATGTGCGCGATCTGGGGCGGATCATCCGGCAGAGCTTGCAGGAATTTGGGCATGGTATCGAGCCGGAGGCGGTGCAATGGCTGGCGGCGAATATCTCCGGCGACCGGGCGAAGGTGCGGAGTGAGCTTGAAAAGCTTTCCATTTATAAAGGCGCGGAGAAGACGCCGATATCGGTTGTTGATGCGATGGCGGCGTGCGGGGCGGCGGGGGCGCAGTCGTTCGACGATCTGGTCTACAGTGTGGGCGCGCGGAATACGGAAGCGGCGCTGAAAGCGTATATGACTTTGACTGCAGAGGGGGTGCCTTTTGTTGCCGTGTTGCGGGCTTTGCAGAGTCATTTCCGGCGGCTGCACCGCGTGAAATCCGAGGTTGCGGCGGGCAGCGGAACGGAAGAAGCCCTCAAGAAACTCCAACCGCCGCTTTTTTTTAAAGTCGAGGATTCTTTCAAGGCGCAGGTGCAGAGTTGGACGATTGTTTCTCTGGACCGGATTTTGTCGCGGCTTCTGGAATTGGAGGCGCAGTGCAAGCAGACGGCCATGCCCGTGGATACGCTCTGCGCGCAGGCGATTTTGGGGATCAGCCGGATGCGGTGA
- a CDS encoding ribulose-phosphate 3-epimerase, giving the protein MPAARPVRIAPSILSADFAKLGEEVRAIDKAGADYIHIDVMDGHFVPNLTFGAPVVKCLRPHSKKIFDVHLMVAPVDHLIADFVAAGADIITVHQEAGSHLHRTLQSIKAHKIKAGVSLNPSTPSASIAHVMDMVDLVLVMTVNPGFGGQSFIPLLDKIRDIREMIDNTKRPIDLEVDGGITPKTAKQVIAAGADVLVAGTAIFKDGPQHYAKNIKALRV; this is encoded by the coding sequence ATGCCCGCTGCCCGCCCCGTCCGCATCGCCCCCTCCATCCTCTCCGCCGATTTTGCGAAGCTGGGCGAAGAGGTGCGGGCGATTGACAAGGCCGGAGCCGATTACATCCATATCGACGTGATGGACGGCCATTTCGTGCCCAACCTCACCTTCGGCGCGCCCGTCGTCAAATGCCTCCGCCCGCACAGCAAAAAGATTTTCGACGTCCACCTCATGGTCGCCCCCGTCGATCACCTGATCGCCGATTTCGTAGCGGCAGGTGCAGACATCATCACCGTCCATCAGGAAGCCGGATCTCATCTTCACCGCACCCTGCAATCCATAAAGGCACATAAAATCAAAGCGGGCGTATCCCTCAACCCCTCAACCCCCTCCGCATCCATCGCGCACGTCATGGACATGGTGGACCTCGTCCTGGTCATGACCGTCAACCCCGGCTTCGGCGGCCAGAGCTTTATCCCGTTGCTCGATAAAATCCGCGACATCCGCGAAATGATTGACAACACCAAACGCCCCATCGACCTTGAAGTCGATGGCGGCATCACACCCAAAACCGCCAAACAGGTCATCGCCGCCGGAGCCGACGTTCTGGTCGCGGGCACCGCCATCTTCAAGGACGGGCCGCAGCACTACGCGAAAAACATCAAGGCCTTGAGAGTGTGA
- a CDS encoding leucine--tRNA ligase, translating to MSERYNIKDTEKKWRRIWDERQSFAVSEQSDKPKYYVLEMFPYPSGRIHVGHVRNYTLGDVVARYRTAKGFNVIHPMGWDAFGLPAENAAIERGEHPKKWTHENIRTMRTQLQSMGLSIDWEREVATCDPDYYRHEQAMFLKFLEKGIAYRKESIVNWDPVDNTVLANEQVIDGKGWRTGAPVERRKLNQWFLKITDYAEELLSCLDDLPRWPEKVRIMQANWIGKSQGLQFQWDIVGREEKIEVFTTRPDTLFGASFLALAPDHPLSAKLAADKKGFEEFQQECRAGGTSEAAIEQAEKIGFDTGFKATHPLLGREVPVYIANFILMDYGTGAIFGVPAHDQRDYEFATKYKLDILPVVIPEEGIDLSKESYNGPGKLANSQWLDGMDVEGAKAEVIKRCEANKTGFGTTQFRLRDWGVSRQRYWGCPIPVIHCAACGVVPVPESQLPVTLPDDVSFDKPGNPLEHHPTWKTVDCPKCGKAARRETDTFDTFFESSWYQFRYCDPKNEKLPVAKDKAQYWMPVEQYIGGVEHAVLHLLYARFFTKIMRDCGYVDCDEPFLGLFTQGMVTHETYQDAEGKWVFPADIVKKDGAAVHAQTGAPIKVGPTIKMSKSKKNVVDPEDILETYGADAARLFILSDSPPERDLEWTEAGIEGAWRFVNRVYTSIRDLDLSGVENFKGEYSPKALDLRRLTHKTIKGVGEDIEAFHMNKAVAKIREFYNGFTAFSAASTDEKAALAEAAKVFIILINPMMPHLAEELWEKMGHKSLLAQEPWPEADPALLVADTVTIGVQVNGKLRASITLPANADQKTAEDIALAEENVKRAIGEKQVRKVIVVPGRIVNVVIG from the coding sequence ATGAGTGAGCGTTACAATATCAAGGATACCGAGAAGAAATGGCGGCGCATCTGGGACGAGCGTCAGTCTTTTGCCGTTTCCGAGCAGTCGGACAAGCCGAAATATTATGTGCTTGAGATGTTTCCATATCCTTCGGGGCGGATTCATGTGGGGCACGTGCGGAATTACACGCTGGGCGATGTGGTGGCGCGGTACCGCACGGCTAAGGGTTTTAACGTCATTCACCCGATGGGTTGGGATGCGTTCGGGCTTCCTGCAGAGAACGCCGCTATTGAGCGCGGGGAGCATCCGAAAAAATGGACGCATGAGAATATCCGCACGATGCGGACGCAGCTGCAGTCGATGGGACTGTCGATTGACTGGGAGCGAGAGGTTGCGACGTGCGATCCCGATTATTACCGCCATGAACAGGCGATGTTTCTCAAGTTTCTGGAGAAGGGGATTGCGTACCGGAAGGAATCCATCGTTAACTGGGATCCGGTCGATAATACGGTTCTGGCGAACGAGCAGGTGATCGACGGCAAGGGATGGCGCACGGGCGCTCCGGTCGAGCGGCGCAAGCTCAATCAATGGTTTTTAAAAATTACAGATTATGCCGAGGAGTTGCTGTCGTGCCTCGACGATCTGCCGCGCTGGCCGGAGAAGGTGCGGATCATGCAGGCGAACTGGATCGGGAAATCCCAAGGGCTGCAATTCCAGTGGGATATCGTCGGACGGGAAGAGAAAATCGAAGTGTTCACGACGCGGCCGGATACGCTATTCGGTGCGTCTTTTCTCGCTCTGGCGCCGGATCATCCGTTGAGCGCGAAGCTGGCCGCAGACAAGAAGGGCTTCGAGGAATTTCAACAGGAATGTCGGGCGGGGGGGACTTCGGAAGCGGCTATCGAGCAGGCGGAAAAAATTGGGTTCGATACAGGCTTTAAGGCCACGCATCCGTTATTGGGGCGGGAGGTTCCGGTTTATATCGCCAACTTCATTTTGATGGATTACGGGACGGGCGCGATTTTCGGCGTTCCGGCGCACGATCAGCGGGATTATGAGTTCGCTACGAAATACAAGCTTGACATTTTGCCTGTGGTGATTCCCGAAGAAGGAATTGATCTTTCCAAAGAGTCTTACAATGGTCCCGGAAAGCTGGCGAATTCGCAATGGCTGGACGGGATGGATGTTGAGGGCGCGAAGGCGGAAGTTATTAAACGGTGCGAAGCTAACAAGACTGGTTTCGGGACCACGCAGTTCCGCTTAAGGGACTGGGGCGTTTCGCGGCAGCGGTATTGGGGCTGTCCGATTCCGGTCATTCATTGTGCGGCGTGCGGCGTCGTGCCTGTGCCTGAAAGCCAGTTGCCCGTGACTCTGCCGGACGATGTGAGCTTCGATAAGCCGGGGAATCCGCTGGAGCATCATCCGACATGGAAGACTGTCGATTGTCCGAAATGCGGGAAAGCGGCGCGGCGCGAGACGGATACGTTCGATACGTTCTTTGAGTCGAGTTGGTATCAGTTCCGGTATTGCGATCCGAAAAACGAAAAGCTTCCTGTCGCCAAGGACAAGGCGCAATACTGGATGCCGGTGGAGCAGTATATCGGCGGAGTGGAGCACGCGGTTCTGCATCTGCTTTATGCGCGGTTCTTTACGAAGATCATGCGCGATTGCGGTTATGTGGATTGCGACGAGCCTTTCCTTGGTCTGTTCACGCAAGGGATGGTGACGCATGAGACGTATCAGGATGCTGAGGGCAAATGGGTGTTTCCTGCGGATATCGTCAAGAAAGATGGTGCGGCTGTTCACGCACAGACCGGAGCGCCCATAAAGGTTGGGCCGACGATTAAGATGTCGAAGTCGAAGAAGAATGTCGTCGATCCTGAAGACATTCTTGAGACTTACGGGGCGGATGCGGCGCGGCTGTTTATTCTGTCCGACTCGCCTCCGGAGCGCGATCTGGAATGGACGGAAGCGGGGATCGAGGGCGCGTGGCGTTTCGTGAACAGGGTTTATACCTCGATCCGCGATCTGGATTTGTCGGGGGTCGAGAATTTCAAGGGTGAATATTCCCCGAAGGCTCTTGATCTTCGGCGCCTCACGCACAAGACGATCAAAGGCGTGGGCGAGGATATCGAAGCTTTTCACATGAACAAGGCGGTGGCGAAAATCCGCGAATTTTATAACGGGTTTACGGCTTTTTCCGCTGCTTCCACGGATGAGAAGGCGGCGCTGGCTGAGGCGGCGAAAGTTTTTATCATTCTTATCAACCCGATGATGCCGCATCTGGCGGAGGAGTTGTGGGAGAAAATGGGGCATAAGAGTTTGCTGGCGCAGGAGCCTTGGCCGGAGGCTGATCCCGCGCTGCTGGTGGCCGATACGGTGACCATCGGGGTGCAGGTGAATGGGAAGCTGCGGGCCTCCATCACTCTGCCTGCGAATGCGGATCAGAAGACGGCGGAGGATATCGCGCTGGCCGAGGAAAATGTGAAGCGTGCGATTGGTGAGAAACAGGTTCGGAAAGTGATTGTGGTTCCGGGCCGCATTGTGAATGTGGTGATCGGATGA
- a CDS encoding acyltransferase, protein MPPQPPHRFTVLDSWRGICACMVALFHFHAYNHFYNIPFFLNAGLYVDFFFVLSGFVIFINYFDRLKEGYSLATFMRLRFGRLYPLHLFTLLAFVAVELVQILIPPLAKLSQTPPLTGPGATPDYIVTNLLMLHALGFGERLSFNSPSWSISAEFWTYLIFAATILLFKNRTLWGILGLIALSLGFLMFYGEFMTTVNFGIIRCIYGFGTGALCCLVWRRTKEILPEKIKSATMWNLLEIAAVTSVLLFVSLAKETACVYAAPFVFFMTIYIFTHERGMISKLLLHRFFVLLGTLSYSIYMTHAFIAGKVFILGGRIVAKVTDIDTFMTINGKERLATNIWTGDALTLLYLAVVMAVSVLTYKYIEEPGRKYFRRTAPATKSLPASA, encoded by the coding sequence ATGCCCCCCCAACCCCCGCACCGTTTCACCGTTCTGGACAGTTGGCGCGGCATCTGCGCCTGCATGGTGGCGCTCTTTCATTTTCACGCCTATAACCACTTCTACAACATCCCCTTCTTTCTCAACGCGGGCCTCTATGTCGATTTTTTTTTCGTCCTCAGCGGCTTTGTCATCTTCATCAATTATTTCGACCGTCTGAAGGAGGGCTACAGCCTCGCAACCTTCATGCGCCTGCGCTTCGGGCGACTCTATCCGCTGCACCTCTTTACGCTTCTGGCCTTTGTCGCGGTCGAGCTGGTGCAGATTCTCATTCCCCCGCTGGCCAAGCTCAGCCAGACCCCGCCCTTAACCGGACCGGGCGCGACCCCGGATTATATCGTCACCAACCTGCTCATGCTCCACGCCCTCGGCTTCGGCGAACGCCTCTCCTTCAACAGCCCAAGTTGGAGCATCAGTGCAGAGTTCTGGACCTACCTCATCTTCGCGGCAACGATCCTCCTCTTCAAAAACCGCACCCTCTGGGGAATATTGGGCCTGATTGCCCTGTCCTTGGGGTTTTTGATGTTCTACGGGGAATTCATGACCACGGTGAATTTCGGCATCATCCGCTGCATTTACGGCTTCGGAACCGGGGCGCTGTGCTGTCTGGTCTGGAGGCGCACCAAGGAAATCCTGCCCGAAAAAATAAAATCGGCTACGATGTGGAACCTTCTGGAAATCGCAGCGGTGACCTCGGTGCTGCTGTTCGTATCTCTCGCCAAGGAAACCGCCTGTGTCTATGCCGCACCCTTTGTTTTTTTCATGACCATTTACATCTTCACCCACGAAAGGGGCATGATTTCAAAACTGCTCCTGCACAGGTTTTTTGTCCTTTTGGGCACACTCTCCTATTCCATCTACATGACCCACGCCTTTATTGCTGGCAAAGTCTTCATACTCGGCGGAAGGATCGTCGCCAAGGTCACAGATATTGACACCTTTATGACAATCAATGGAAAGGAGCGTCTGGCCACAAACATTTGGACGGGGGACGCCCTCACCCTGCTTTACCTCGCCGTCGTGATGGCCGTCTCGGTCCTCACCTACAAATACATCGAGGAACCCGGCCGCAAATATTTCCGCAGGACAGCGCCAGCGACAAAATCTCTTCCAGCCTCTGCATAA